The proteins below come from a single Planctomycetaceae bacterium genomic window:
- a CDS encoding ammonium transporter has translation MSRSCFRWCGLCAALVFLVCINSNGLMAQEETAGEVIAAAVVEAAPEPASSVGVDILWTCLAAFLVFFMQAGFALVEAGFTRAKNACNIIMKNLMDFSIGTLAFWAIGFGLMFGPSASGWIGTDGFLFDANAEGAISPGNFGWAFLIFQTVFAATAATIVSGAMAERTKFASYLVYSIAITVVVYPIFGGWCWNSLVGVELGVDDAGEAIKSQGWLGKMGFLDFAGSTVVHSIGGWCALAGALVIGARRGKYRDGKPLPIPGHNLPLAALGVFILWLGWFGFNPGSTTAVGGGDFARIAVTTNMSAAAGSIAAMITAWIIFGKPDVSFALNGALAGLVAITAGCDIMTPVTATLTGAIGGVIVVFSCLAVERAGIDDPVGAISVHGVCGAWGTLAIGLWATDVGLFTGGGTGQLATQVIGVVAAFLWAFPVSFVVFSAIKMTMGLRVSEEEEMLGLDITEHGMHAYPPSMIDGVGSSDHGSFGGAVAVRGVSPVPAQTGA, from the coding sequence ATGAGCCGGAGTTGCTTTCGCTGGTGCGGGTTGTGTGCCGCTCTGGTGTTCCTGGTTTGTATTAACAGCAATGGCCTGATGGCGCAGGAGGAAACCGCCGGTGAAGTGATTGCCGCCGCCGTTGTTGAGGCCGCACCCGAGCCGGCTTCGTCGGTCGGTGTCGACATACTATGGACGTGTCTGGCCGCGTTTCTGGTGTTCTTCATGCAGGCCGGATTCGCTCTGGTGGAAGCCGGTTTCACGCGAGCCAAGAACGCCTGCAACATCATCATGAAAAACCTGATGGACTTCTCCATCGGCACGCTGGCGTTCTGGGCGATTGGGTTCGGCCTGATGTTCGGACCGTCGGCGAGCGGCTGGATCGGCACCGACGGGTTTTTGTTCGACGCAAATGCTGAAGGGGCAATTTCTCCTGGAAACTTCGGCTGGGCATTTCTGATCTTCCAGACCGTGTTCGCAGCGACAGCCGCCACGATCGTCAGCGGCGCGATGGCGGAGCGGACAAAGTTCGCCAGCTATCTGGTGTATTCCATCGCCATTACAGTCGTGGTGTATCCGATCTTTGGCGGCTGGTGCTGGAACAGCCTTGTCGGGGTAGAACTGGGCGTCGATGACGCCGGTGAAGCCATCAAGAGCCAGGGGTGGCTCGGAAAGATGGGCTTTCTCGACTTCGCCGGTTCGACCGTTGTTCATTCAATCGGCGGCTGGTGTGCTCTTGCCGGTGCACTCGTGATTGGTGCTCGCCGCGGAAAGTACCGTGACGGTAAGCCGCTGCCGATTCCGGGGCACAACCTTCCGTTGGCAGCGCTGGGCGTCTTCATCCTGTGGCTGGGCTGGTTCGGTTTCAATCCGGGAAGCACGACGGCAGTAGGTGGTGGTGACTTCGCAAGAATTGCGGTCACCACCAATATGTCGGCCGCTGCCGGCTCAATCGCCGCAATGATCACGGCTTGGATCATCTTCGGAAAGCCGGACGTGTCATTCGCGTTGAACGGAGCACTGGCGGGACTGGTAGCGATCACGGCCGGGTGCGACATCATGACTCCGGTCACGGCAACTCTGACGGGTGCAATCGGCGGCGTGATTGTCGTGTTCTCCTGCCTTGCGGTGGAACGAGCGGGAATTGATGACCCGGTCGGTGCGATTTCGGTCCACGGAGTCTGCGGAGCGTGGGGCACTCTGGCGATTGGATTGTGGGCAACGGACGTTGGTCTTTTCACGGGCGGCGGTACGGGGCAGCTTGCGACTCAGGTAATCGGAGTCGTCGCCGCGTTCTTGTGGGCTTTCCCTGTCAGCTTTGTCGTCTTCTCGGCCATCAAGATGACGATGGGACTGCGGGTTTCGGAAGAAGAAGAAATGCTGGGTCTGGACATCACCGAACACGGCATGCACGCCTATCCGCCGAGCATGATCGACGGCGTCGGCAGTTCAGATCACGGATCATTCGGCGGCGCGGTGGCCGTCAGAGGAGTCTCGCCTGTTCCCGCTCAAACGGGTGCGTAG
- a CDS encoding DUF1559 domain-containing protein — MNSFRMLLAELVLIATAALCAGQDTAAPVVLKYVPQNTVGGIFLQPRRFLQSDHLQTLIKAGDGSQFFDERMATAERELGLDLRTVEEFAVFIDRVKGDTPVDEAPQRDTRQLLNNLKQFGLSMHNMHDVYNSFPADDGADTPDKGNLSWRVWMLPFLEEAALFNEFHLNEPWDSEHNKTLIKKMPAIFKTPGVKDADKTSLHLFTGKGSPFHDHNAPGIRDILDGTSNTLMCVLAGPDKAEIWTKPGGLDFDPANPIAAVGDVKESLLAAMMDGSVHEIPLDTDPTTLANLIQHQDGNPVDFNRGGRRDFGRDFSKWPAFFVRTTTPIDQEKLLATAFPKTDDQKSQTIAGLKAREFRGMWVVFPDERTMLAAPEALLKRSLEKRATPTLEADAVAAIRQNDAYVFGEFELVKELIGQNLRQLPMAGIAENLVSAEFAADFSSDKRPFNEATVVTANAITAQQISALLQGGIQMANAQMLAASTQPDSQLSPELAQSLSTLFNSVKVEARDTNVHYVVPKPEKMSDFLTVFGPGVKLAVEQSRRAERMNNLKQIGLAFHNYHDVYGHFPFPDRGPAADPDQKQGLSWRVHILPFVDQVGLYQQFRLDEPWDSDHNKTLIDKMPAVYKVEGVAAAGQTSVHVFVGENTPFDGDRTPEIRNFLDGTSNTILAIEAGPDTAVPWTKPGGLELDPKNPKKSLGKLGEQFLVLMADGSVRFVSSTIDDETLSHLIQPDDGHAIGDF; from the coding sequence ATGAATTCGTTTCGAATGTTGCTGGCCGAGCTGGTTCTGATAGCGACAGCCGCGTTGTGCGCCGGTCAGGACACGGCGGCTCCGGTCGTGCTGAAGTACGTTCCGCAGAACACGGTCGGCGGCATTTTTCTGCAGCCTCGCCGATTTCTGCAAAGTGATCACCTGCAGACGCTGATCAAAGCCGGCGACGGTTCTCAGTTCTTCGACGAAAGAATGGCCACTGCGGAGCGTGAACTTGGCCTGGATCTCCGGACCGTAGAGGAATTCGCCGTCTTCATTGATCGCGTGAAAGGTGATACCCCGGTCGACGAAGCTCCCCAGCGCGACACACGGCAACTGCTGAACAACCTGAAGCAGTTCGGGCTGTCCATGCACAACATGCATGATGTTTACAACAGCTTCCCGGCGGACGATGGAGCCGATACTCCGGACAAGGGGAATCTCAGTTGGCGAGTCTGGATGCTGCCGTTTCTGGAGGAAGCAGCGCTGTTCAATGAATTCCACCTGAACGAACCATGGGACAGCGAACACAACAAGACGCTGATCAAGAAGATGCCGGCGATCTTCAAAACGCCCGGAGTCAAGGACGCAGATAAGACCTCGCTGCATCTGTTCACAGGCAAAGGGTCGCCGTTTCACGATCACAATGCTCCGGGAATCCGCGATATTCTCGACGGTACGTCCAATACTTTGATGTGCGTTCTTGCGGGTCCGGACAAGGCGGAAATCTGGACAAAGCCCGGTGGCCTGGATTTCGATCCCGCGAATCCCATCGCCGCCGTCGGTGATGTGAAGGAAAGTCTGCTGGCCGCCATGATGGACGGTTCGGTGCATGAAATACCGCTGGACACCGATCCGACCACGCTGGCCAATCTGATTCAGCATCAGGACGGAAACCCGGTCGATTTCAATCGGGGCGGCCGGCGCGACTTCGGTCGCGATTTTTCGAAGTGGCCCGCGTTCTTTGTGCGAACAACCACACCGATTGATCAGGAAAAACTGCTGGCGACAGCGTTTCCAAAGACTGATGATCAGAAATCACAGACGATCGCCGGCCTGAAGGCTCGTGAATTTCGAGGCATGTGGGTCGTATTTCCGGACGAACGCACCATGCTGGCCGCGCCCGAAGCACTGCTGAAACGCTCGCTGGAAAAACGAGCCACGCCGACTCTGGAAGCGGACGCGGTTGCGGCAATCCGGCAGAACGACGCGTACGTGTTCGGCGAATTCGAACTCGTGAAGGAACTGATCGGCCAGAATCTCCGGCAATTGCCCATGGCCGGGATCGCGGAAAATCTGGTGTCCGCGGAGTTCGCCGCGGACTTTTCCAGCGACAAACGGCCCTTCAATGAAGCGACAGTGGTCACCGCGAACGCCATCACGGCTCAGCAGATTTCCGCGCTGCTGCAGGGCGGTATTCAGATGGCGAATGCCCAGATGCTGGCGGCCAGTACCCAGCCGGATTCACAATTGTCACCGGAACTCGCACAGTCACTTTCCACTCTTTTCAACAGTGTGAAGGTCGAGGCGCGAGATACGAACGTTCACTACGTCGTTCCAAAGCCGGAGAAGATGTCCGATTTCCTGACGGTATTCGGCCCTGGCGTGAAACTGGCGGTGGAACAGAGTCGCCGCGCGGAGCGGATGAACAACCTGAAACAGATCGGGCTGGCATTCCACAACTACCACGACGTCTATGGACACTTCCCGTTTCCGGATCGCGGGCCCGCGGCCGATCCCGATCAGAAGCAGGGGCTAAGCTGGCGCGTTCACATTTTGCCGTTCGTCGATCAGGTCGGGCTGTATCAACAGTTCCGGCTTGATGAACCGTGGGACAGCGATCACAACAAGACGCTGATTGACAAGATGCCCGCCGTCTACAAAGTGGAGGGCGTGGCAGCCGCGGGACAGACATCCGTGCATGTTTTCGTCGGTGAAAACACCCCGTTTGACGGCGACAGAACCCCGGAAATCCGAAACTTCCTGGACGGAACGTCCAACACGATTCTTGCCATAGAGGCCGGACCTGACACGGCTGTACCGTGGACGAAGCCCGGCGGGCTGGAACTCGATCCAAAGAACCCCAAAAAGTCGCTCGGCAAGCTTGGTGAGCAGTTTCTGGTCCTGATGGCGGATGGTTCCGTGCGGTTTGTCAGCAGCACGATTGACGATGAAACGCTGAGCCACCTGATTCAGCCCGACGACGGTCACGCCATCGGCGACTTCTGA
- a CDS encoding YkgJ family cysteine cluster protein — translation MSGSQTPERELVTVRLQLTIGGERFALDVPVPTGPASPEDLLPFLRTLAKLVTDIGQEYAAGQGRSVSCRAGCGICCRQIVPVPEFEALRLARLVDSMPEPRRSNIRERFKDATKRLREAGLYDAVDSDHYLDAPPVLDLGPRYFRLMIACPFLEDESCSIYEDRPISCREYLVTSPAELCAEPDSNELDRVPLAIRPSTASMMLEVDQADDGPRQTRWMALTRALEWAASHTPREPSATGLQLLETLMKSLTGQPPSTAPGMNSSVT, via the coding sequence ATGAGCGGCAGCCAGACTCCGGAACGCGAACTTGTCACCGTCCGCCTGCAGCTGACGATCGGCGGCGAACGATTCGCGCTTGACGTGCCGGTGCCGACAGGGCCGGCGAGTCCCGAAGACCTGCTGCCGTTTCTCAGAACTCTGGCGAAACTGGTGACCGACATCGGGCAGGAATACGCGGCCGGTCAGGGCAGATCGGTCTCCTGCCGCGCCGGCTGTGGTATCTGCTGCCGGCAGATCGTTCCCGTACCGGAGTTCGAAGCCTTGCGGCTGGCGCGTCTGGTCGACTCCATGCCGGAACCGCGGAGAAGCAACATTCGGGAGCGATTCAAAGACGCGACGAAGCGACTTCGGGAAGCCGGTCTGTACGATGCGGTTGACAGCGACCATTACCTGGATGCACCGCCCGTTCTCGACCTTGGCCCGAGGTACTTTCGACTGATGATCGCCTGCCCGTTTCTGGAAGACGAATCGTGTTCCATCTATGAAGACCGCCCGATCAGTTGCCGCGAATACCTTGTCACGTCGCCCGCTGAACTTTGCGCAGAACCGGACAGCAACGAACTGGATCGTGTTCCGCTGGCGATCAGACCGTCCACAGCGTCAATGATGCTGGAAGTCGATCAGGCGGACGATGGTCCGCGGCAGACGCGATGGATGGCGCTGACGCGAGCACTGGAATGGGCCGCGTCGCACACACCACGGGAACCGTCTGCCACCGGACTGCAGTTGCTGGAAACTCTGATGAAGTCGCTGACCGGCCAGCCGCCGTCGACCGCTCCCGGCATGAACTCATCCGTGACTTGA
- a CDS encoding DegT/DnrJ/EryC1/StrS family aminotransferase produces MPTAQNSPAEVPFIDLVAQYQTIREEVREAVDGVFETQTFVLGEQVASLETEIAAYCDARFAIGCASGTDALILSLLALGIQPGDEVITSPFTFFASAGAIHRVGARPVFADIEPHSFNLCPEQVEKAITDRTKAIMPVHIFGQCADMEPLWRLSVRHKLPIIEDACQAIGAEYRGRRAGVLGTVGCFSFFPTKNLGGAGDGGIITTDDAELAGRLRRLRVHGDIGGYNHVEVGFNSRLDALQAAVLRVKLRYLEDWSEARRSNARKYMELFRNADLLSAIDVPATLSDRRHVFNQFTLRIRGGQRDTVMQSLRSEQVGCAIYYPIPLHQQKCFEYLGYSEGDFPESERAAQEVLSLPIFAELTDDQLHRVADALMNSVRESAASALPVSAAEHRRAA; encoded by the coding sequence ATGCCTACCGCCCAGAACTCACCCGCCGAAGTTCCGTTCATCGATCTGGTTGCTCAGTATCAGACAATTCGTGAGGAAGTTCGCGAAGCCGTCGACGGCGTGTTTGAAACGCAGACGTTTGTGCTGGGCGAACAGGTCGCGTCGCTGGAAACCGAAATTGCGGCCTACTGCGACGCTCGCTTTGCGATAGGCTGTGCCTCAGGAACCGACGCTCTGATTCTGTCACTTCTGGCTTTGGGAATTCAACCGGGCGACGAAGTCATCACCAGCCCGTTTACGTTCTTTGCATCAGCGGGAGCCATTCATCGGGTGGGAGCCCGGCCGGTTTTTGCTGACATCGAACCGCACAGTTTCAACCTCTGTCCGGAACAGGTGGAAAAAGCGATCACGGACCGCACGAAGGCCATCATGCCCGTGCACATCTTCGGCCAGTGCGCCGACATGGAACCGCTGTGGCGACTGTCTGTTCGCCATAAGCTGCCGATCATCGAAGACGCCTGCCAGGCCATCGGCGCGGAATACCGCGGACGCCGCGCGGGGGTCCTGGGAACCGTCGGCTGCTTCAGTTTCTTCCCGACGAAAAATCTCGGCGGCGCCGGAGACGGCGGAATCATCACAACCGATGACGCGGAGCTTGCCGGGCGGCTGCGACGGCTGCGAGTTCACGGCGACATTGGCGGTTACAACCACGTCGAAGTCGGGTTCAACAGCCGGCTGGATGCACTTCAGGCCGCCGTCCTGCGTGTGAAGCTGCGATACCTGGAAGACTGGTCCGAAGCTCGCCGGTCGAATGCAAGGAAGTACATGGAACTATTTCGAAACGCCGATCTGCTGAGCGCCATTGACGTCCCGGCAACGCTGTCCGATCGTCGCCACGTCTTCAATCAGTTCACGCTGCGAATTCGCGGCGGCCAGCGCGACACCGTAATGCAGTCACTGCGGTCCGAACAGGTTGGCTGCGCGATCTACTATCCGATTCCGCTGCACCAGCAGAAGTGCTTTGAATATCTCGGATACTCCGAAGGAGATTTTCCGGAAAGCGAACGTGCAGCGCAGGAAGTTCTGTCGCTGCCGATCTTTGCGGAACTGACCGACGACCAGTTGCATCGAGTCGCCGACGCGCTGATGAACAGCGTTCGCGAATCCGCAGCTTCGGCACTTCCGGTTAGCGCCGCCGAACACCGCCGCGCGGCATAG
- a CDS encoding PTS sugar transporter subunit IIA, translating to MSKTFYTADELAQELGRDRREIEKLASRGQIPGRRVADEWRFNRVEITQWLEQEIRNFGADDLAQLEQSQQSVELNNQIPIADLLTLETVQVPLDAGTKPSVLRALVEVAGRTWQVFEPAAVLDAVIQRENVMSTGFDHGVAIPHPRNPLPEALGESVIAFGRTLSGIPFGAPKRQLTDMFFLVLARDSRTHLQILTRLARLLQLPDFVPALRAAETSPDALAVIHEADQRVGG from the coding sequence ATGTCGAAGACGTTTTATACCGCCGACGAACTCGCTCAGGAACTTGGGCGCGACCGCCGCGAAATTGAAAAGCTGGCCAGTCGCGGTCAGATTCCCGGCCGGCGCGTGGCCGACGAATGGCGGTTCAATCGCGTGGAAATCACGCAGTGGCTGGAACAGGAAATTCGCAACTTCGGAGCCGACGACCTGGCTCAATTGGAACAGTCGCAGCAGTCGGTGGAATTAAACAACCAGATTCCGATCGCCGACCTGCTGACATTGGAAACTGTTCAGGTGCCGCTCGATGCCGGAACGAAGCCGTCGGTGCTGCGAGCCCTGGTGGAAGTGGCCGGTCGAACGTGGCAGGTGTTTGAACCGGCGGCTGTTCTGGATGCTGTCATTCAGCGGGAAAACGTAATGTCGACGGGTTTCGACCACGGAGTCGCCATCCCGCATCCTCGCAACCCGCTGCCCGAGGCTCTGGGAGAATCCGTGATCGCGTTTGGCCGAACTCTGTCGGGGATCCCGTTTGGCGCGCCGAAGCGGCAACTGACAGACATGTTCTTTCTGGTTCTCGCCCGCGATTCCCGCACCCATCTGCAGATCCTGACCAGGCTGGCTCGATTGCTGCAACTGCCCGATTTCGTCCCCGCGCTGAGAGCCGCGGAAACCAGCCCGGACGCTCTGGCGGTCATCCACGAAGCGGATCAGCGAGTCGGCGGATAG
- a CDS encoding DUF4147 domain-containing protein, which yields MNLRNQAIAIWKSAIAAVDSEVLVRRAVRIENDRLCIGSEFVDIATIGHIEVVGAGKAGSGMASAVEAEFRNLPPHITYSGWVNVPEDCVQPLEHITLHAARPAGVNEPTAAGVRGTEEILRRLGALSEDDLCLVLISGGGSALLPAPESGISLEDKLQVTRLLAAAGAPIHDLNCVRSQLSRIKGGGLLRACAAKRVIALIISDVIGDPLDVIASGPTVASEATPGDALDVLKRYEPGLRDVPESVVAHLQSAVKQARRFVAADKRVCNLVIGNNQTALGAAAKEAERRGFRIVSLGSQNSGQAADFGRSFFSRLQSLKSADPNGDRRDVCLLAGGETTVRLADTIQPRRGGRNQELVLAAIAAHPSVDDWTDIALLSGGTDGEDGPTPAAGAFADEAILRRMQELQMHPDDYLSINNSYAFFEQLRGLLLTGPTHTNVMDVQVGLVSC from the coding sequence ATGAACCTTCGAAATCAGGCGATCGCTATCTGGAAGTCGGCCATTGCTGCGGTCGATTCGGAAGTCCTGGTGCGCCGAGCGGTTCGGATTGAAAACGACCGGCTTTGCATCGGTTCGGAATTCGTCGACATCGCAACGATCGGTCACATCGAAGTCGTGGGCGCGGGTAAGGCGGGCAGCGGCATGGCATCCGCCGTGGAAGCCGAGTTCCGAAATCTGCCGCCACACATCACGTATTCCGGCTGGGTCAATGTGCCGGAAGACTGTGTGCAGCCGCTGGAACACATCACCCTGCACGCAGCGCGTCCGGCGGGAGTCAACGAACCCACGGCCGCCGGAGTCCGCGGGACCGAAGAAATCCTGCGGCGCCTCGGCGCGCTTTCTGAAGACGATCTATGTCTTGTGCTGATTTCCGGGGGCGGCAGCGCGCTCCTTCCGGCACCGGAGTCAGGTATCTCGCTCGAAGACAAGTTGCAGGTCACTCGCCTGCTGGCCGCTGCGGGGGCTCCCATCCACGACCTGAATTGTGTCCGCAGCCAGTTGTCACGGATCAAGGGCGGCGGGCTGCTGCGAGCCTGCGCGGCGAAGCGTGTGATTGCGCTGATTATCTCCGACGTCATCGGTGATCCACTGGATGTCATCGCGTCCGGGCCAACAGTCGCATCGGAAGCAACGCCCGGCGATGCTCTGGACGTCCTGAAAAGGTACGAGCCCGGACTTCGCGACGTTCCTGAGTCCGTCGTCGCGCATCTGCAGAGCGCGGTGAAACAGGCGCGGCGATTCGTGGCTGCGGACAAGCGTGTGTGCAACCTGGTCATCGGCAACAACCAGACGGCACTGGGCGCCGCGGCGAAGGAAGCGGAACGTCGCGGTTTTCGCATTGTCAGTCTGGGATCGCAAAACAGCGGCCAGGCAGCGGACTTTGGCCGATCGTTCTTCTCCCGACTGCAGTCTCTGAAGTCGGCTGATCCAAATGGCGACCGCCGCGACGTTTGCCTGCTGGCTGGCGGAGAAACAACGGTTCGGCTGGCGGACACGATTCAGCCGCGTCGCGGAGGACGCAATCAGGAACTCGTGCTGGCAGCGATCGCCGCCCATCCGTCCGTCGACGACTGGACAGACATCGCGCTATTGTCGGGAGGCACCGATGGCGAAGACGGACCGACTCCGGCGGCGGGAGCTTTCGCCGATGAAGCGATTCTGCGACGAATGCAGGAACTGCAAATGCACCCCGACGACTATCTGTCGATCAACAATTCCTACGCGTTTTTCGAACAGCTCCGTGGATTGCTGCTGACCGGACCGACACACACCAACGTGATGGACGTCCAGGTCGGGCTGGTGAGCTGTTGA
- a CDS encoding sigma-54 dependent transcriptional regulator: protein MELAMAAREKHKLRVLFVDDEQSIAELMKSELARMGHTATVRQSPGEAMDAIDKNTFDAAIIDLKMPGGSGWDVIDKLRDVSPETEYVISTGHGSMDDAIRAVRMGAYDFLPKPVSLFEIASVLQRIGEKKALQNKTVALETRLERAEGRSDLVGTSPPMLRVQKLIERIAPTDSAVLILGETGTGKEMVARRIHEQSDRCDAPFVPVNCGALAENLVESEFFGHRKGAFTGADTARAGLFEVANGGTLFLDELGELDKTMQVKLLRFLESGEVRRVGENEPFHVDVRIVCATNRDLQEMVQDGTFREDLMFRVNTFEIHLPPLRERLDDIPGLALHLIARHLKRDHVPESILPPETIAALKAHQWSGNVRELANVLEHAVILSDGNVITPDDLPRSVSKPSKTTATGTDDAVDVVAFSSVPQTLREMENQMILRVLDKHEGDKPSAAKELGIALKTLYNRLSQLEGQRDAG, encoded by the coding sequence ATGGAGCTGGCAATGGCCGCGCGGGAAAAGCACAAGCTGCGGGTGCTGTTTGTTGATGATGAGCAGTCCATCGCGGAGCTGATGAAGTCCGAACTGGCTCGCATGGGACATACGGCGACGGTTCGGCAGAGTCCCGGCGAGGCGATGGATGCGATCGACAAGAACACGTTCGACGCTGCCATCATCGACCTGAAAATGCCTGGAGGCAGCGGCTGGGACGTGATCGACAAGCTGCGAGACGTGTCCCCTGAAACGGAATACGTCATCAGCACCGGCCATGGCAGCATGGATGACGCGATCCGGGCCGTCCGGATGGGCGCCTATGACTTCCTTCCCAAACCCGTTTCGCTTTTCGAAATCGCCAGCGTGCTGCAGCGAATCGGCGAGAAGAAGGCTCTGCAGAACAAGACCGTCGCTCTGGAAACCCGCCTGGAGCGCGCGGAAGGCCGCTCTGATCTGGTCGGCACCTCACCTCCGATGCTGCGAGTCCAGAAGCTGATTGAACGCATTGCTCCGACAGATTCCGCGGTGCTGATCCTTGGCGAAACCGGTACCGGCAAGGAAATGGTGGCCCGCCGGATTCACGAACAAAGTGATCGTTGCGACGCTCCCTTCGTGCCGGTCAATTGCGGAGCGCTCGCGGAAAATCTGGTCGAAAGCGAATTCTTCGGGCATCGCAAAGGTGCGTTCACCGGAGCCGATACCGCTCGCGCAGGCCTGTTCGAAGTCGCGAATGGCGGCACCCTGTTTCTGGACGAACTGGGTGAACTGGACAAAACGATGCAGGTGAAACTGCTGCGATTCCTGGAATCCGGCGAAGTCAGGCGGGTTGGTGAAAATGAGCCATTTCACGTCGACGTCCGCATCGTCTGTGCCACGAACCGCGATTTGCAGGAAATGGTTCAGGACGGCACGTTTCGTGAAGACCTGATGTTTCGTGTGAATACGTTTGAGATTCATCTGCCCCCGCTGAGAGAACGGCTGGATGATATTCCGGGGCTGGCCCTGCACCTGATTGCCCGCCACCTGAAGCGTGACCACGTGCCGGAGAGCATTCTGCCGCCCGAAACGATTGCCGCGCTGAAGGCTCATCAATGGAGTGGCAACGTTCGTGAACTGGCCAACGTGCTGGAACACGCCGTCATCCTGTCCGACGGAAACGTAATTACGCCGGATGATCTGCCGCGAAGTGTCAGCAAGCCATCCAAAACCACGGCGACCGGTACCGACGACGCGGTCGATGTCGTCGCGTTTTCCTCCGTGCCTCAAACGCTGCGGGAAATGGAAAATCAGATGATCCTGCGCGTGCTGGACAAGCATGAAGGCGACAAACCCAGTGCCGCGAAGGAACTGGGGATTGCCCTGAAAACGCTTTACAACCGACTCAGCCAGTTGGAAGGCCAGCGAGACGCGGGCTGA
- a CDS encoding metallophosphoesterase, whose amino-acid sequence MTTYRVLQLTDLHVFADNHATLKGIPTHATLKSVVSRILELDGQFDHVVITGDHTHDELPESYRLVRDSLQPWLDRLWQIPGNHDDRSVLRSVFSSRVCGTGADRINFVFSCGDWTCIGLDSHQPGQVPGLLGNDQIQWLKNTIADCASPRLALFIHHPPVRVGSVWMDRIGLQDASELQSLIREQSRIRLVCCGHVHHEFEFTLSEAKIVTTPSTGIQFDPRGDAPTFVADAPGWRIIEFTGMEFSTRVERLPEVQYVPVSDYTGRGER is encoded by the coding sequence ATGACGACGTATCGCGTTCTGCAACTGACTGACCTGCACGTCTTCGCGGATAATCACGCGACGCTGAAAGGCATCCCCACGCACGCCACCCTGAAAAGTGTCGTTTCCCGGATCCTTGAGTTGGACGGTCAATTCGACCACGTCGTCATCACGGGAGATCACACACACGACGAACTGCCGGAAAGCTATCGGCTGGTCCGCGATTCGCTGCAGCCGTGGCTGGATCGCTTGTGGCAGATTCCGGGAAATCACGACGACCGCAGCGTGTTGCGAAGTGTTTTTTCCTCGCGAGTCTGTGGAACCGGGGCAGACCGCATCAACTTTGTATTCTCGTGTGGCGACTGGACCTGCATTGGCCTGGACAGCCACCAGCCTGGACAGGTGCCGGGACTGCTGGGCAACGATCAGATTCAGTGGCTGAAGAATACCATCGCAGACTGCGCCAGCCCGCGATTGGCGCTGTTCATTCACCATCCACCGGTGCGAGTCGGCAGTGTCTGGATGGATCGCATTGGGCTGCAGGATGCGTCAGAGCTTCAGTCGCTGATCCGGGAACAGTCCCGCATTCGTCTGGTCTGCTGCGGCCATGTTCATCACGAATTCGAATTCACGCTGTCAGAAGCGAAAATCGTGACGACTCCGTCGACAGGTATTCAGTTCGATCCCCGCGGCGATGCGCCGACGTTCGTTGCGGACGCTCCCGGCTGGCGCATAATTGAATTCACGGGAATGGAATTCTCCACGCGCGTTGAGCGGCTGCCGGAGGTCCAATACGTCCCGGTCAGTGATTATACTGGCCGCGGCGAACGCTGA